From a region of the Pseudomonas fulva 12-X genome:
- a CDS encoding DUF4892 domain-containing protein, whose translation MRLSYLFALMLVSPLAGADVAGSRDLDVLPRFAGSEIVTFKEEAEQERVYPQGTVRRISGRLRYEREVLVQGALTAVTYELPGTHSANEVFTQAREALQDQDAQLLYWCQGRECGSSSLWANSVFGNSTLYGSDDQQAYALLRLAEPRHDSLVALYSITRGNRRAYLHAELLKADQPLAKVLPTPATLSRQLKSTGSLRLPEQDQPSTEWVQVLARSLNLDSTLRVSLSGANAEAWREALIDDQVRAARLEIGESSGDGLRIDVLR comes from the coding sequence ATGCGTCTGAGTTACCTGTTCGCGTTAATGCTGGTCAGCCCCCTGGCCGGCGCCGATGTGGCCGGTAGCCGCGATCTCGATGTGTTGCCGCGCTTCGCCGGCAGCGAAATCGTCACCTTCAAGGAAGAAGCCGAGCAGGAGCGCGTGTATCCCCAGGGGACCGTACGCCGTATCAGTGGGCGCCTGCGTTACGAGCGCGAAGTGCTGGTGCAGGGCGCGCTGACCGCTGTCACCTACGAGCTGCCAGGCACCCACAGCGCCAATGAGGTGTTCACCCAGGCTCGCGAGGCGTTGCAGGATCAGGACGCCCAGTTGCTGTACTGGTGTCAGGGCCGCGAGTGCGGCTCCAGCAGCCTGTGGGCCAATTCGGTATTCGGCAATTCCACTCTTTATGGCTCGGACGATCAGCAGGCCTATGCCTTGCTGCGCCTGGCCGAGCCACGGCATGACAGCCTGGTGGCGCTGTACAGCATCACCCGCGGCAATCGCCGTGCCTACCTGCATGCCGAGCTGCTCAAGGCTGACCAGCCGTTGGCCAAGGTTCTGCCAACGCCGGCCACCTTGTCCCGGCAACTCAAGAGCACAGGCTCGCTACGTCTGCCCGAACAGGATCAGCCCAGCACCGAGTGGGTGCAAGTGCTGGCGCGCAGCCTCAACCTGGACAGCACCTTGCGGGTCAGCCTGTCCGGGGCCAATGCCGAAGCCTGGCGTGAGGCTCTGATCGACGATCAGGTCAGGGCCGCACGCCTGGAGATTGGTGAGAGCAGCGGCGACGGTTTGCGTATCGACGTGCTACGTTGA
- a CDS encoding alpha/beta fold hydrolase: protein MTVTPEEIRLHLPHIELAAQVYGPPDGQPVIALHGWLDNAATFARLAPKLAGMRIVAVDFAGHGHSAHRPPGAGYALWDYVHDVLLVAEQLGWSRFSLLGHSMGAIVSVLLAATFPERVQRLALIDGLVPPTVEADGAVATLAESLRGRLTLSAKRKPVYPDLERAAQVRQRGVGHVSLEAARLLAQRGLMPVDGGLTWRTDSRLTLTTPLRLTMAHVQAFVTALRCPTCLVLAEQGLLATRDGLAELLAQAAISVEHLPGGHHLHLDDEQGARLVADCFKAFLSAP from the coding sequence GTGACCGTTACCCCCGAAGAGATACGCTTGCACCTGCCGCATATCGAGCTGGCCGCTCAGGTCTATGGTCCGCCCGATGGCCAGCCGGTGATTGCCCTGCATGGCTGGCTCGACAATGCGGCGACCTTCGCGCGACTGGCGCCGAAACTGGCGGGCATGCGCATTGTCGCCGTGGATTTCGCCGGGCACGGTCATTCTGCACATCGCCCGCCGGGTGCCGGCTATGCCCTGTGGGACTATGTGCACGACGTGCTGCTGGTCGCCGAACAGCTTGGCTGGTCGCGCTTCAGCCTGCTGGGCCATTCCATGGGGGCCATCGTTTCGGTGCTGCTGGCCGCCACCTTTCCCGAACGGGTGCAACGCCTGGCGCTGATCGATGGGTTGGTGCCGCCCACCGTCGAGGCCGATGGCGCCGTCGCTACCCTGGCTGAGTCGCTGCGAGGGCGCCTGACGCTGTCTGCCAAACGCAAGCCGGTCTATCCCGACCTCGAACGAGCCGCTCAGGTACGCCAGCGCGGCGTCGGACACGTCAGCCTTGAGGCGGCGAGGTTGCTGGCGCAGCGCGGCCTGATGCCGGTGGATGGCGGGCTGACCTGGCGTACCGATAGCCGCCTGACCCTGACCACACCCCTGCGCCTGACCATGGCCCATGTACAGGCGTTCGTCACCGCGCTGCGTTGCCCGACCTGCCTGGTGCTGGCCGAGCAAGGGCTGCTGGCGACGCGAGATGGTCTGGCTGAGTTGCTGGCGCAGGCGGCGATCAGCGTCGAACACTTGCCCGGCGGCCACCACCTGCATCTGGATGACGAGCAGGGCGCACGACTCGTAGCAGACTGTTTCAAAGCATTCCTGAGCGCGCCTTGA
- a CDS encoding alpha/beta fold hydrolase produces MDQLIFFAHANGFPSATYRKLFAALAPEYQVQHLAQHAHDPRFPVNDNWGNLVDELLHHLEQCAGPVWGVGHSLGGVLHYHAALLRPDLYRGVVMLDSPVLSRVDQLVIHAAKRFGFIDRLTPAGRTQGRREAFVDGQEARRYFAERTLFSRFDPDCLDAYVEHGLHPGESGLRLRFEAATEMSIYRSVPHISPGRPEQLKVPLAVVKGAESRVVLAHHGRMARRAPRGEFLIMPGGHMFPLEHPDATAQLLRRLFARWQQPRETTQ; encoded by the coding sequence ATGGATCAGCTCATCTTCTTCGCCCACGCCAACGGATTTCCTTCGGCCACCTACCGCAAGCTGTTCGCGGCGCTGGCACCGGAGTACCAGGTGCAGCACCTGGCGCAGCATGCCCACGACCCTCGTTTTCCAGTGAATGACAACTGGGGCAACCTGGTCGACGAGCTGCTTCATCATCTTGAACAGTGCGCTGGGCCGGTTTGGGGCGTGGGCCATTCGCTGGGCGGGGTGCTGCATTATCATGCGGCGCTGCTTCGCCCTGATTTGTACCGGGGCGTGGTCATGCTTGATTCGCCGGTGCTCAGCCGCGTCGACCAACTGGTGATTCACGCGGCCAAGCGGTTTGGCTTTATCGACCGGCTCACCCCGGCCGGGCGCACCCAGGGACGGCGCGAGGCTTTTGTCGATGGCCAGGAAGCGCGTCGTTACTTCGCCGAGCGCACGCTGTTCAGTCGCTTCGACCCCGACTGTCTGGACGCCTATGTCGAGCACGGGCTGCACCCGGGCGAATCGGGCCTGCGCCTGCGTTTCGAGGCGGCGACCGAAATGAGCATCTATCGAAGCGTGCCGCACATCAGCCCGGGGCGGCCGGAGCAACTCAAGGTGCCGCTGGCGGTGGTGAAGGGCGCCGAGAGCCGTGTGGTGCTCGCTCACCACGGGCGTATGGCACGAAGGGCGCCGCGCGGCGAATTTCTGATCATGCCCGGCGGGCATATGTTTCCCCTCGAACACCCGGACGCCACGGCGCAGCTGCTTCGCCGCCTGTTCGCCCGCTGGCAGCAACCTCGCGAGACCACGCAGTGA
- a CDS encoding hotdog fold thioesterase: MSIWRQRPNLDELNAAQRNTIGELLDIRFESFDDESITASMAVDSRTHQPHGLLHGGASVVLAESLGSTASYQCIDTQKFFCVGLEVNANHLRGLRSGRVTAVAKAVHLGRTTHVWDIRLSGDDGKTSCISRLTVAVVPHSSQPPERG, from the coding sequence ATGAGCATCTGGCGTCAGCGCCCCAATCTCGACGAACTCAATGCCGCCCAGCGCAATACCATCGGTGAGCTGCTGGACATCCGTTTCGAATCCTTCGATGACGAGTCGATCACTGCCAGCATGGCCGTCGACTCGCGCACCCATCAGCCTCACGGCCTGCTGCACGGCGGCGCTTCGGTGGTGCTGGCCGAAAGCCTGGGCTCCACGGCCAGCTACCAGTGCATCGACACCCAGAAGTTCTTCTGCGTGGGCCTGGAGGTCAATGCCAACCACCTGCGTGGGCTGCGCAGCGGGCGCGTCACGGCGGTGGCCAAAGCCGTTCACCTTGGGCGCACCACCCATGTCTGGGACATTCGCCTGAGCGGCGATGACGGCAAGACCAGCTGTATCTCGCGCCTGACCGTGGCCGTCGTGCCGCACAGTAGTCAGCCGCCTGAGCGTGGCTAA
- the sixA gene encoding phosphohistidine phosphatase SixA — protein sequence MKLWLLRHGQAQAEARSDAARELTAHGREEVRQSLEHLRGRAPAILVSPYVRAQQTAALVYEALALQAPLQTVPWLTPDSDPRDSLARLQQLSVTELLLVSHQPFIGALGGLLVHGHRQQPLAMHTASLALLEGEDLIAGLMTLQLLAHPELH from the coding sequence ATGAAGCTCTGGTTGTTGCGCCACGGCCAGGCCCAGGCCGAGGCGCGTAGCGATGCGGCCCGTGAGCTGACGGCCCATGGCCGTGAAGAAGTGCGCCAGTCCCTCGAGCACCTGCGTGGTCGTGCGCCAGCCATTCTGGTCAGCCCCTACGTGCGAGCACAACAGACGGCTGCGCTGGTGTACGAGGCTTTGGCCTTGCAGGCGCCGCTGCAGACCGTGCCCTGGCTGACGCCGGACAGTGACCCGCGTGACAGCCTGGCCAGGCTGCAGCAGTTGTCCGTAACTGAGTTGCTGCTGGTTTCTCACCAGCCCTTCATCGGCGCCCTGGGTGGCTTGCTGGTGCATGGCCATCGTCAGCAACCACTGGCCATGCATACGGCCAGCCTGGCGCTGCTCGAAGGCGAGGACCTGATTGCCGGGCTGATGACCCTGCAGTTGCTGGCGCACCCTGAGCTGCATTGA
- a CDS encoding DUF4389 domain-containing protein has translation MNDHPKSEPIGLRLVWMLLFLFVWQLAELLLAGVVLLQLIYRLIYGAPNAGLLSFGDSLSQYLAQIGRFGTFNTETKPWPFADWPAARPAQGEAAHSVPPAPHPVRDEEPKL, from the coding sequence ATGAATGATCACCCCAAAAGCGAGCCCATCGGCTTGCGCCTCGTCTGGATGCTGCTGTTTCTGTTCGTCTGGCAACTGGCCGAGCTGCTGCTGGCCGGCGTCGTGCTGCTGCAGCTCATCTACCGTCTCATCTATGGCGCGCCGAATGCCGGGCTGCTGAGTTTTGGCGACAGCCTCAGCCAGTACCTGGCGCAGATCGGCCGTTTCGGCACCTTCAACACCGAAACCAAGCCCTGGCCGTTCGCCGACTGGCCGGCTGCGCGCCCTGCGCAAGGTGAGGCTGCCCATAGCGTGCCGCCGGCGCCACACCCGGTGCGCGACGAGGAGCCGAAACTATGA
- a CDS encoding NAD(P)H-dependent glycerol-3-phosphate dehydrogenase codes for MTQQQPIAVLGGGSFGTAIANLLAQNGHRVLHWMRDPVQAEAIRTQRENPRYLKGVKVLDGVEPTTELPAVLSACELAFVALPSSALRQVLQPVSGLLAGKLLVSTTKGIEAQTFKLMSEIIEEVAPQARIGVLSGPNLAKEIAAHTLTATVVASEDEELCRRVQEVLHGRTFRVYASADRFGVELGGALKNVYAIMAGMAAALGMGENTKSMLITRALAEMTRFAVHLGANPMTFLGLAGVGDLIVTCSSPKSRNYQVGFALGEGLSLQEAVDRLGEVAEGVNTIKVLKAKAEELQVYMPLVAGLHAILFEGRTLDQVIQALMRAEPKTDVDFISATDF; via the coding sequence ATGACTCAACAGCAACCTATCGCGGTACTGGGTGGCGGCAGCTTCGGAACCGCCATCGCGAACCTGCTGGCGCAGAACGGGCACCGCGTTCTGCACTGGATGCGCGACCCCGTGCAGGCTGAGGCCATTCGTACCCAGCGTGAGAATCCGCGCTATCTCAAGGGCGTCAAGGTGCTCGACGGCGTGGAGCCGACCACCGAACTGCCGGCGGTACTCAGCGCCTGCGAGCTGGCTTTCGTGGCGCTGCCGTCCTCTGCCTTGCGCCAGGTGTTGCAGCCCGTGTCGGGGTTGCTGGCCGGCAAGCTTTTGGTCAGCACCACCAAGGGCATCGAGGCGCAGACCTTCAAACTGATGAGCGAGATCATCGAAGAGGTCGCGCCCCAGGCGCGCATCGGCGTGCTGTCGGGGCCGAACCTGGCCAAGGAAATCGCCGCGCATACCCTGACCGCCACCGTGGTCGCCAGCGAAGACGAAGAACTCTGCCGCCGCGTGCAGGAGGTGCTGCACGGGCGCACCTTCCGGGTCTACGCCAGTGCCGATCGCTTCGGCGTCGAGCTGGGTGGGGCGCTGAAGAACGTCTATGCCATCATGGCCGGCATGGCGGCGGCGTTGGGCATGGGCGAGAACACCAAGAGCATGTTGATCACCCGGGCGCTGGCGGAGATGACCCGGTTCGCCGTGCATTTGGGCGCCAATCCCATGACCTTCCTGGGCCTGGCCGGAGTAGGCGATCTGATCGTCACCTGCTCGTCACCGAAAAGCCGCAACTATCAGGTCGGTTTCGCTCTGGGTGAGGGCCTGAGTCTGCAGGAGGCCGTCGATCGCCTTGGCGAAGTGGCCGAAGGCGTCAACACCATCAAGGTGCTCAAGGCCAAAGCCGAAGAGCTGCAGGTGTATATGCCGCTGGTGGCCGGGTTGCATGCCATTCTGTTCGAAGGGCGCACCCTCGACCAGGTGATCCAGGCACTGATGCGCGCCGAGCCCAAGACCGATGTCGACTTCATTTCAGCCACGGATTTCTAA
- a CDS encoding ATP-binding protein: MKLWRGWNIHVHTQLISVGPALLLTLLLTGFLTFNRLQDLRAEINHTGQLIASQLAPATEYGVISGNRRVLESLLQATLKTPHVRFVEVRDRDENILAYLEQPDHAQTGNGQLDLFQAPIQQQQVDLGGDFVEELPRTAPAPGADYLGRVVVGMSSDAFNSRQQEILLKVAALVLFALLLTFVLARRLASRLSRPLSKMSEAVTAIQAGNYQAALPEVGGGELATLARHINNLANGLQNAAQEQQQAMTLLIKAREESDLANRAKSDFLAMMSHELRTPMNGVLGMLQLLDTTEMSDEQREYAALAMESTEHLLKVINDILDFSRIERGALELELISFNLPTLLKSALQAFQHSAQQRGLQLRLELDDALPAPQVQGDPTRLRQILVNLIGNALKFTERGEVRVEAHWQALDNQVLWFTCQVHDTGIGISAERLDTMFDAFQQADNSISRRYGGTGLGLPIARTLAECMGGTLTARSELGRGSCFTLEIPLPFSAQQPQLPIHPSVSMPSSPVERSVLLVEDNAVNQTVIEAMLRSLGYQVELVGDGAQAVSAVERKTFAAVLMDCRLPVMDGYEATRRIRELGAKGRLPIIALTANALQGDREACLQAGMNDYLAKPFKRMELQDVLDRWLPADGTAH; the protein is encoded by the coding sequence ATGAAGTTGTGGCGAGGCTGGAACATCCACGTCCACACCCAGCTGATCAGCGTCGGCCCCGCCCTTCTGTTGACCCTGCTGCTGACCGGATTTCTGACCTTCAATCGCCTGCAGGATCTACGCGCCGAGATCAATCATACCGGCCAGTTGATAGCCAGCCAGTTGGCGCCCGCCACCGAGTACGGGGTCATTTCCGGCAACCGCCGCGTGCTGGAGTCCTTGTTGCAGGCAACCCTGAAGACGCCTCATGTGCGCTTCGTCGAGGTGCGCGACCGTGACGAGAACATCCTCGCCTACCTCGAACAACCCGATCACGCACAGACCGGCAATGGCCAGCTGGACCTCTTCCAGGCGCCCATCCAGCAACAGCAGGTCGACCTGGGCGGCGATTTCGTCGAGGAACTCCCGCGCACTGCTCCAGCCCCTGGTGCCGATTACCTGGGTCGCGTGGTGGTCGGCATGTCCAGCGATGCCTTTAATTCCCGACAGCAGGAAATCCTCCTAAAGGTGGCCGCGCTGGTGCTGTTCGCCCTGCTGCTGACTTTCGTGCTGGCGCGGCGCCTGGCCAGCCGGCTGTCCCGGCCGCTGAGCAAGATGAGCGAGGCCGTCACCGCGATTCAGGCCGGTAACTACCAGGCAGCTCTTCCCGAAGTCGGCGGCGGCGAGCTGGCGACCCTGGCCCGGCACATCAACAACCTGGCCAACGGCCTGCAGAACGCCGCTCAGGAGCAGCAACAGGCCATGACCCTGCTGATCAAGGCGCGCGAGGAGTCGGACCTGGCCAACCGCGCCAAATCCGACTTTCTGGCCATGATGAGCCATGAACTGCGTACGCCCATGAACGGCGTACTCGGCATGCTGCAATTGCTCGACACCACCGAGATGAGCGACGAGCAACGCGAGTATGCGGCCCTGGCCATGGAGTCCACCGAGCACCTGCTCAAGGTGATCAACGATATTCTCGACTTCTCGCGCATCGAGCGTGGTGCTCTGGAGCTGGAGCTGATCAGCTTCAACCTGCCGACGCTGCTCAAGTCCGCCCTGCAGGCCTTCCAGCACAGCGCTCAGCAGCGTGGCCTGCAGCTGCGCCTGGAACTCGACGATGCCCTGCCGGCGCCGCAGGTACAGGGCGACCCGACCCGCTTGCGGCAGATTCTGGTCAACCTGATCGGCAACGCCCTGAAATTCACCGAGCGCGGCGAAGTACGCGTCGAAGCTCACTGGCAGGCGCTGGACAACCAGGTGCTGTGGTTCACCTGCCAGGTGCACGACACCGGCATCGGCATCAGCGCCGAGCGCCTGGACACCATGTTCGATGCCTTCCAGCAGGCCGACAATTCCATCTCCCGCCGCTACGGCGGCACCGGCCTGGGCCTGCCCATCGCCCGCACCCTCGCCGAATGCATGGGCGGCACGCTCACCGCACGAAGCGAGCTCGGCCGCGGCTCCTGCTTCACTCTGGAAATTCCGCTGCCCTTCTCTGCCCAGCAGCCGCAGTTGCCCATCCACCCGTCCGTCAGCATGCCTTCTTCGCCGGTCGAGCGCTCAGTACTTCTGGTAGAAGACAATGCGGTGAACCAGACCGTTATCGAAGCCATGTTGCGCAGCCTGGGTTATCAGGTCGAGCTGGTGGGCGATGGCGCCCAGGCCGTCAGTGCGGTCGAGCGCAAAACGTTCGCCGCCGTGCTGATGGATTGCCGCCTGCCGGTCATGGACGGCTACGAAGCCACCCGGCGCATCCGTGAACTGGGCGCCAAGGGCCGTCTGCCCATCATCGCCCTTACCGCCAACGCCCTGCAGGGCGACCGCGAGGCCTGCCTGCAAGCCGGAATGAACGATTACCTCGCCAAGCCGTTCAAACGCATGGAACTGCAGGACGTGCTCGATCGCTGGCTGCCGGCTGACGGTACCGCGCACTGA
- the fabA gene encoding 3-hydroxyacyl-[acyl-carrier-protein] dehydratase FabA encodes MTKQNAFTQEDLLRCSRGELFGPGNAQLPAPNMLMIDRIVHISETGGKYGKGEIVAELDINPDLWFFGCHFEGDPVMPGCLGLDAMWQLVGFFLGWQGNPGRGRALGSGEVKFFGQVLPTAKKVTYNIHIKRTITRSLILAIADGTVSVDGREIYSAESLRVGLFTSTDSF; translated from the coding sequence ATGACCAAACAAAACGCCTTCACCCAGGAAGATCTGTTGCGCTGCAGCCGCGGCGAACTGTTCGGCCCGGGTAATGCGCAACTGCCCGCCCCCAACATGTTGATGATCGACCGGATCGTCCACATCAGCGAAACGGGCGGCAAGTACGGCAAAGGCGAAATTGTCGCAGAGCTCGATATCAATCCTGATCTGTGGTTCTTCGGCTGCCACTTCGAGGGCGACCCGGTGATGCCAGGCTGCCTGGGCCTCGACGCCATGTGGCAGCTGGTCGGCTTCTTCCTCGGCTGGCAGGGCAACCCTGGCCGCGGTCGCGCCCTGGGTTCGGGCGAAGTGAAGTTCTTCGGCCAGGTTCTGCCTACCGCCAAGAAGGTCACCTACAACATCCATATCAAACGTACCATCACCCGTTCGCTGATCCTGGCGATCGCCGATGGCACCGTGAGTGTCGACGGCCGCGAGATCTACAGTGCCGAAAGCCTGCGCGTCGGCCTGTTCACTTCCACCGACAGTTTCTAA
- the fabB gene encoding beta-ketoacyl-ACP synthase I translates to MRRVVITGLGIVSCLGNDKETVSANLRAGRPGIRFNPEYAEKGLRSHVSGSVDLNLEELIDRKLFRFMGDAAAYAYLAMEQAIKDSGLSEEQVSNPRTGLIAGSGGASTLNQMEAIDTLREKGVKRVGPYRVTRTMGSTVSACLATPFKIKGVNFSISSACATSAHCIGQAMEQIQLGKQDVVFAGGGEEEHWSQSCLFDAMGALSTQYNDTPEKASRAYDANRDGFVIAGGGGMVVVEELEHALARGAKIYAEIVGYGATSDGYDMVAPSGEGAVRCMQQALATVDAPIDYLNTHGTSTPVGDVAEIKGIREVFAGNAPAISSTKSLSGHSLGAAGVHEAIYCLLMMEGNFITASANIEELDPAVADLPILRETRENAKLDTIMSNSFGFGGTNATLVLKRWTGN, encoded by the coding sequence ATGCGTCGCGTCGTTATTACCGGTCTAGGCATCGTTTCCTGCCTGGGCAATGACAAAGAAACCGTCTCCGCCAACCTTCGCGCTGGCCGCCCCGGTATCCGCTTCAATCCGGAATACGCCGAGAAGGGTCTGCGCAGCCACGTATCGGGCTCCGTCGACCTGAACCTGGAAGAGTTGATCGACCGCAAGCTGTTCCGCTTCATGGGTGATGCCGCTGCCTATGCCTACCTGGCGATGGAGCAGGCAATCAAGGACTCGGGCCTCAGCGAAGAGCAGGTATCGAACCCGCGTACCGGCCTGATCGCCGGTTCCGGTGGTGCCTCCACGCTGAACCAGATGGAAGCCATTGACACCTTGCGCGAGAAAGGCGTCAAGCGTGTTGGTCCGTACCGCGTTACCCGCACCATGGGCAGCACCGTATCGGCCTGCCTGGCGACCCCGTTCAAGATCAAGGGCGTCAACTTCTCGATCTCCTCGGCGTGCGCCACCAGCGCCCACTGCATCGGCCAGGCCATGGAGCAGATCCAGCTCGGCAAGCAGGACGTGGTCTTCGCCGGTGGCGGTGAAGAGGAGCACTGGAGCCAGAGCTGCCTGTTCGATGCCATGGGCGCCCTCTCCACCCAGTACAACGACACGCCGGAAAAAGCGTCTCGTGCCTACGATGCCAACCGTGACGGTTTCGTCATCGCCGGCGGCGGTGGCATGGTCGTGGTCGAGGAGCTGGAGCACGCACTGGCTCGCGGCGCCAAGATCTACGCTGAAATCGTCGGCTACGGCGCGACTTCCGATGGCTACGACATGGTCGCTCCGAGCGGCGAAGGCGCGGTGCGCTGCATGCAGCAGGCGCTGGCCACCGTTGATGCCCCGATCGACTACCTCAACACCCACGGCACCTCGACTCCGGTCGGCGACGTCGCGGAAATCAAAGGTATTCGTGAAGTGTTCGCCGGCAACGCCCCGGCCATCAGCTCCACCAAGAGCCTGTCGGGCCACAGCCTGGGTGCCGCTGGCGTGCATGAGGCGATCTACTGCCTGCTGATGATGGAAGGCAACTTCATCACCGCTTCGGCCAACATCGAAGAGCTGGACCCGGCGGTTGCTGACCTGCCGATCCTGCGCGAGACCCGCGAAAACGCCAAGCTGGACACCATCATGTCCAACAGCTTCGGCTTCGGTGGCACCAACGCCACCCTGGTACTCAAGCGCTGGACTGGCAACTGA
- a CDS encoding DUF3859 domain-containing protein: protein MQHFRFATMTVLLLAAGLTQAEVRVQGPVEAGVFISQHRDFQPGERVLTQSNQQIEQTTVVPAKLGTKFGMRYTLTGKTVDGEPLTLLYLTPGVVGADGRRHDKFVVTQKLVPDASRDVMAFEFSENHEVVPGEWHFLLFQGDRKLAEQRFEVR, encoded by the coding sequence ATGCAACATTTTCGATTCGCGACGATGACGGTGCTGCTGCTCGCCGCCGGCTTGACTCAAGCCGAGGTGCGGGTGCAAGGGCCTGTCGAGGCCGGCGTTTTCATCAGCCAGCACAGGGACTTTCAGCCAGGTGAGCGTGTGTTGACCCAGTCCAATCAGCAAATCGAGCAGACGACCGTGGTGCCTGCCAAACTGGGAACCAAGTTCGGGATGCGTTATACCCTGACCGGCAAGACGGTCGATGGCGAGCCCCTGACTTTGCTCTACCTCACGCCCGGCGTGGTTGGCGCTGACGGCCGGCGCCATGACAAGTTCGTGGTGACGCAGAAGCTGGTGCCCGATGCGTCCCGGGACGTCATGGCCTTCGAGTTTTCCGAGAACCATGAGGTGGTGCCGGGGGAGTGGCACTTCCTGCTGTTCCAAGGCGACCGCAAGCTGGCGGAGCAGCGTTTCGAAGTCCGCTGA
- a CDS encoding amidohydrolase family protein → MRLIRLGFLLSAGLLASVVDAREYRYTDAHLHYVDFFQESAGMDMLLKRMDESKVDHVMFSGIPVAKKWHEDEPKRPRYYAGDDAAAYWYSATDVLIAHAYKQVPEAQRHRFHPFLSGFNPNDKNSDSHIRRMLELDPGLWQGIGEVFTRHDDLTSLIEGSTPRANNEAMTRVYHLAAEYDLPVMMHSNITSKRERNPLYLQEIEEPLRNHPHVRFIWAHAGTSMEIHRHQEKLEFLFDTLARMLESYPNLYIDLSWTMLRPYLTDESGNPDPKWVELVARYPDRFMIGSDVVGRFDSMGEYMHGFDRFLDALPEDVAHKVARDNFLSILPRKVQEALPASR, encoded by the coding sequence ATGCGCCTGATTCGTCTGGGTTTTTTATTGTCGGCAGGCCTGCTGGCGAGTGTTGTCGACGCGCGTGAGTATCGATACACCGACGCCCATCTCCATTACGTGGATTTCTTCCAGGAAAGCGCCGGCATGGACATGCTGCTCAAGCGCATGGACGAGTCCAAGGTCGATCACGTGATGTTCTCGGGCATCCCGGTTGCCAAGAAATGGCACGAAGATGAACCCAAACGCCCACGCTATTACGCCGGTGACGACGCAGCCGCCTATTGGTACAGCGCCACCGACGTGCTGATCGCCCATGCCTACAAACAGGTGCCCGAGGCGCAGCGTCACCGCTTTCACCCGTTCCTGTCCGGCTTCAACCCCAACGACAAGAACTCCGATTCCCATATCCGCCGCATGCTGGAGCTGGACCCCGGGCTCTGGCAGGGCATCGGCGAAGTGTTCACGCGCCACGACGATCTCACCTCGCTGATCGAGGGCAGCACGCCGCGGGCCAACAACGAGGCCATGACGCGCGTCTATCACCTGGCTGCCGAATACGACCTGCCAGTAATGATGCACTCCAACATCACCTCAAAGCGCGAGCGCAACCCCCTTTACCTGCAGGAGATCGAAGAGCCGCTGCGCAACCACCCGCATGTTCGCTTCATCTGGGCCCATGCCGGTACCAGCATGGAGATTCACCGCCACCAGGAAAAGCTGGAGTTTCTCTTCGACACCCTGGCGCGCATGCTGGAAAGCTATCCCAACCTGTACATCGATCTGTCCTGGACCATGCTCAGGCCTTACCTGACCGATGAGAGCGGCAACCCCGACCCCAAATGGGTAGAGCTGGTCGCGCGCTACCCCGATCGCTTCATGATCGGCTCCGACGTGGTGGGCCGCTTCGACAGCATGGGCGAGTACATGCACGGCTTCGACCGCTTCCTCGATGCGCTGCCCGAAGATGTCGCCCACAAGGTCGCCCGAGACAACTTCCTGTCCATCCTGCCGCGCAAGGTGCAGGAGGCACTGCCGGCATCACGCTGA
- a CDS encoding sigma-70 family RNA polymerase sigma factor: MSDPMFDYDSILEACAHQDERAFQALYRQESAQMLGLAISLLGQRDAAQDCLHDAFVQIWRNAGRFQRSLGSGRAWIYSILRYRALNQLRQRGRTVTLGDDIADHLIDESPSAAQQHEQQSDRRHLRACLQKLEPPRRHPVLLAFYRGLTHEQIAERLTTPLGTIKGRIRSGLRALQECLQR, encoded by the coding sequence ATGTCTGACCCGATGTTCGATTACGACAGTATTCTGGAAGCCTGCGCGCACCAGGACGAGCGCGCATTCCAGGCGCTGTATCGCCAGGAGTCGGCGCAGATGCTCGGGCTGGCCATCAGCCTGCTGGGCCAGCGCGACGCGGCGCAAGATTGCCTGCACGATGCCTTCGTGCAGATCTGGCGCAATGCCGGGCGTTTTCAGCGCTCCCTGGGCAGCGGACGGGCGTGGATCTACAGCATTCTGCGTTACCGCGCCCTGAATCAGTTGCGCCAGCGCGGCCGCACCGTAACGCTTGGCGACGACATCGCCGATCACCTGATCGACGAGAGCCCGTCGGCCGCTCAGCAGCACGAACAGCAGTCGGACAGGCGTCACCTGCGCGCCTGCCTGCAGAAGCTCGAGCCCCCGCGGCGCCATCCGGTTCTGCTGGCGTTCTACCGCGGACTGACTCACGAGCAGATCGCCGAGCGGCTGACCACGCCACTGGGCACCATCAAAGGGCGCATTCGTAGCGGCTTGCGCGCACTGCAGGAGTGTTTGCAACGATGA